One region of Vitis vinifera cultivar Pinot Noir 40024 chromosome 1, ASM3070453v1 genomic DNA includes:
- the LOC100247460 gene encoding probable ribose-5-phosphate isomerase 2 produces MAIAYPHFIGSEKSAMETGIILSPSSPSPSLPHVILTQDELKKIAAYKAVEYVESGMVLGLGTGSTAKHAVDRIGELLRQGKLKNIVGIPTSKKTHEQAVSLGIPLSDLDSHPILDLAIDGADEVDPYLNLVKGRGGSLLREKMVEGACKKFIVIVDESKLVNHLGGSGLAMPVEIVPFCWKFTAQRLQMFFEESGCVAKLRTYENGEPFVTDNRNYVVDLYFKREIGDLKVASDAILRLAGVVEHGMFLGMATTLIVAGECGVVVKDK; encoded by the coding sequence ATGGCTATTGCTTATCCTCATTTTATTGGGTCTGAGAAATCTGCAATGGAGACAGGGATAATATTGTCTCCGTCTTCGCCATCTCCGTCCCTGCCTCATGTGATTCTAACCCAAGATGAGTTGAAGAAAATCGCGGCGTACAAAGCTGTGGAGTACGTTGAGTCCGGTATGGTTCTTGGTCTCGGAACCGGGTCGACGGCGAAGCACGCTGTGGACCGAATAGGCGAGCTTTTGCGGCAAGGGAAGCTGAAGAACATTGTGGGAATACCCACGTCGAAGAAGACCCACGAACAAGCGGTTTCTTTGGGGATTCCCTTGTCGGATCTGGACTCGCATCCGATTTTGGATCTTGCTATCGACGGTGCAGATGAGGTGGACCCGTATCTGAATTTGGTGAAGGGGCGGGGTGGGTCACTGCTGAGGGAGAAGATGGTGGAGGGCGCTTGTAAGAAATTTATTGTGATTGTTGATGAGTCCAAATTGGTCAACCATTTAGGGGGTAGTGGGCTAGCCATGCCGGTTGAGATTGTGCCGTTTTGCTGGAAATTTACTGCTCAAAGGTTGCAAATGTTCTTCGAGGAATCGGGTTGTGTTGCAAAGCTTAGGACATACGAGAATGGGGAACCTTTTGTGACAGATAACAGGAATTATGTCGTGGACTTATATTTCAAGAGAGAAATAGGGGATTTGAAGGTTGCCAGTGATGCCATTCTGCGGCTTGCTGGTGTTGTCGAGCATGGGATGTTTCTTGGCATGGCAACAACTCTTATTGTCGCAGGGGAGTGTGGTGTAGTGGTGAAGGATAAGTAG
- the LOC100249273 gene encoding protein PIN-LIKES 2 yields the protein MESSREDLVSAVVPLLKLLSLTVIGLVLAHPKTQMIPRSTFKLLSKLVFALFLPCLIFTNLGQFITLENFTFWWFVPVNVLVSTLIGCFLGYLVVIICRPPAQFNRFTIIMTGLGNTGNLPLAIVGSVCHTANNPFGPDCYGKGVAYVSFAQWVAVILVYTFVYHMMEPPMNFYEIVDEGIEIGEPQLVNNISRPLLVEAEWPGIEDKETEHSKTPFIAGVFNSISNLTMSDLDLVGETGNTRSESIRCFAEPKVVRRMRVVAEQTPIKHILQPPTIASLLAIIVGMVPQFKSFVFGHDAPLSFITDSLEILAGAMVPSVMLVLGGMLAEGPNDSKLGLRTTIGISVARLLVLPLLGIGIVFLADKLNFLVHGDQMSIFVLLLQYTTPSAILLGAIASLRGYAVKEASALLFWQHVFALFSLSLYIVIYFKLLSYI from the coding sequence ATGGAGTCTAGCAGGGAGGATTTGGTAAGTGCTGTGGTGCCTTTGTTGAAACTCCTCTCCCTCACAGTTATAGGACTAGTTCTTGCACACCCGAAAACCCAGATGATCCCTAGGTCGACATTCAAGCTCCTCAGCAAGCTTGTGTTTGCTCTATTCTTGCCCTGCCTAATCTTTACTAATCTGGGTCAATTCATTACACTCGAGAATTTTACATTCTGGTGGTTTGTCCCTGTTAACGTGCTGGTTAGTACATTAATCGGTTGCTTCCTTGGGTACTTAGTAGTGATTATATGTCGCCCGCCTGCACAATTCAATAGATTCACTATTATCATGACTGGTTTGGGCAATACTGGAAATCTCCCCCTTGCTATTGTTGGATCCGTCTGTCATACTGCAAATAATCCATTTGGGCCAGATTGCTATGGGAAAGGAGTGGCTTATGTCTCTTTTGCCCAATGGGTTGCTGTAATTCTTGTTTATACCTTTGTTTATCACATGATGGAGCCTCCAATGAATTTTTATGAGATTGTTGATGAAGGAATTGAGATTGGGGAACCACAGCTAGTCAACAATATTAGCAGGCCTCTCCTTGTAGAAGCTGAATGGCCAGGCATCGAGGATAAAGAAACAGAACATTCCAAGACACCCTTTATTGCTGGGGTCTTTAACAGCATCTCAAATTTGACTATGTCTGACCTTGATCTTGTTGGGGAAACAGGTAATACCCGTTCTGAGTCTATTAGGTGTTTTGCTGAGCCGAAAGTGGTCAGGAGGATGAGAGTTGTTGCTGAACAAACTCCAATAAAGCACATTCTGCAACCCCCAACAATCGCTTCTCTACTAGCCATCATTGTTGGTATGGTGCCTCAGTTCAAATCTTTTGTCTTTGGCCATGATGCTCCACTGTCTTTCATTACAGACAGTTTAGAGATCTTGGCTGGTGCAATGGTTCCTTCTGTGATGCTTGTTCTTGGAGGTATGCTTGCTGAGGGACCAAATGATTCTAAACTTGGGCTTCGAACTACAATTGGTATATCTGTGGCAAGGCTATTAGTGCTTCCTTTGCTTGGGATTGGGATTGTCTTCTTGGCTGATAAATTGAATTTTCTCGTCCATGGTGATCAGATGTCCATATTTGTGCTTTTGTTGCAGTACACAACACCAAGTGCCATCTTGTTGGGAGCAATTGCCAGCTTGAGGGGTTATGCAGTTAAAGAGGCCTCAGCACTTCTATTCTGGCAGCATGTGTTTGCCCTCTTCTCCCTTTCACTATATATTGTCATCTATTTTAAACTGctttcatatatttga